From Caretta caretta isolate rCarCar2 chromosome 9, rCarCar1.hap1, whole genome shotgun sequence, one genomic window encodes:
- the EIF4G1 gene encoding eukaryotic translation initiation factor 4 gamma 1 isoform X9, with the protein MNKAPQPTGGAPTAPHPAPSPGLPQSAFPPGQTAPVVFNPSQATQMNTPSQPRQHFYQSRAQPPTSASRVQSNTSARPGPPAHVYPAASQVMMIPSQISYPASQGAYYIPGQGRSTYVVPTQQYPVQPGAPSFYPGANPPEFGTYAGAYYPAQGVQQFPAGVPAAQVMMNQQPPIPTKRERKTIRIRDPNQGGKDITEEIMSGARTSSTPTPPQAGSGLEPQANGETPHVAVIVRPDDRPKPVPVVSKPVSLEPSKSASPSPPPPLIAEVEPVPLAAVTLVPMESPVDVDTKAELAEAPAETHEPLKATTTVPGGMEQPEEASALDTEPQEEAAATPVLEPPALEPPAQPVLVETQEEVVPPEVLPPEVPPLEEELPAKPATPPSPSPPEEEASSEAVVESNGVLEETPEPVAEPPVCQPEPVVESPVAQPEELVLPNGLGVPGKQEADEPEEQPESDVSPISEPEEVKGEEPAIPASPPAEEEEEEQEEEEECEEPLEAQEQNSPLEAPLSQSSEEITQVAVSVPKKKRKMKELNKKEAVGDLLDAFKEISDGASEAENKPPASVPAPEPKEAAPACPQEETEETWEEKEDKLDPEKVKAADQKYQYKEEQWKPLNPEEKKRYDREFLLGFQFIFASMQKPEGLPQISDVVLDKVNKTPMRPLDPIRLSGMNCGPDFTPSFANLGRPSMGNRGPPAGLGPRRSQQSQRKEPRKIIATVSLNEDIKLNKAEKAWKPSSKRAAEEEDPDNIKTQDLFRRVRSILNKLTPQMFQQLMKQVTELSIDTEERLKGVIDLIFEKAISEPNFSVAYANMCRCLMGLKVPTTDKPAVTVNFRKLLLNRCQKEFEKDKDDDEIFEKKQKEMDDAAAPEEKARLKEELDDARDKARRRSLGNIKFIGELFKLKMLTEAIMHDCVVKLLKNHDEESLECLCRLLTTIGKDLDFEKAKPRMDQYFNQMDKIIKEKKTSSRIRFMLQDVIDLRRNSWVPRRGDQGPKTIDQIHKEAEMEEHREHIKVQQLMSKQDKRRGPPGSSSGGGRGSQVADDGWNTVPISKGNRPIDTSRITKITKPGSIDSNNQLFAPGGRLSWGKGSSGGSGAKPADSASDANRPATSTLNRFSALQQSTPAESLDSRRVVQRSSSSRDRSEKAGERGERFERERLERGDRLERPDRGERADRNRPPITKRSYSKEMEDRSRERERQGAQEAVRKVSSMTEERDRSREPVKREPAPPAAPPKPALSEEELEKKSKAIIEEYLHINDMKEALQCVQELACPSQLYVFVRNGIESTLERSMIAREHMGLLLYQLVKAGNLTKEQYYKGVHDILEIAEDMEIDIPHIWLYLAELITPILREGGIPMEELFREIAKPLVPIGKASTLLLEILGLLCKGMSHKKAGTLWREGGLSWKEFLPEDQDVNKFVTEQKVEYTMGDSSDTPSRKELTAEELCKQMEKLLKENSNNQRIYDWIEANLSEQQVSSSIFVRALMTSVCHSAIVFENPYRVDTVVIKSRAKLLQKYVSEEQKELQALYALQALVVKLDQPPNLLRMFFDALYDEDVIKEEAFYKWESSKDPAEQQGKGVALKSVTAFFTWLREAEDESDNN; encoded by the exons ATGAACAAAGCTCCACAGCCCACAGGAGGAGCCCCGAcagccccacaccctgccccttctcctggaCTTCCACAG TCGGCGTTTCCACCTGGTCAGACGGCACCCGTGGTTTTTAACCCGTCGCAAGCTACACAAATGAATACGCCTTCCCAGCCTCGACAG CATTTCTACCAGAGCAGGGCCCAGCCTCCGACAAGTGCTTCCCGGGTGCAGAGTAACAcgtcggcccggcccggcccacctGCTCATGTCTATCCAGCTGCTTCCCAGGTGATGATGATCCCCTCCCAGATTTCCTACCCTGCATCGCAAGGAGCCTATTACATCCCAGGACAG GGTCGCTCCACGTATGTTGTTCCAACTCAGCAGTACCCAGTCCAGCCGGGCGCCCCCAGCTTTTACCCTGGAGCCAACCCCCCAGAATTCGGCACCTACG CTGGTGCCTATTACCCTGCTCAGGGGGTGCAGCAGTTCCCAGCCGGGGTCCCCGCTGCCCAGGTCATGATGAACCAGCAGCCGCCCATCCCGACAAAGCGAGAGCGCAAGACg ATCCGGATACGAGATCCAAACCAGGGCGGCAAAGACATCACCGAAGAAATCATGTCTGGAGCAAGGacctcttccacccccacccctcctcag GCTGGAAGCGGTTTGGAGCCACAGGCCAATGGCGAGACGCCCCACGTAGCGGTTATTGTCCGGCCAG ATGACCGCCCAAAGCCTGTCCCGGTTGTAAGTAAACCCGTCTCCCTAGAGCCAAGTAAATCAGCGTCCCCgtctcccccgcctcccctgatCGCTGAGGTGGAGCCCGTGCCGCTGGCCGCGGTGACGCTGGTGCCGATGGAGAGCCCAGTGGACGTGGACACTAAAGCGGAGCTGGCTGAGGCTCCTGCAGAGACACACGAACCTCTTAAAGCCACCACTACAGTGCCAGGGGGCATGGAGCAGCCCGAGGAAGCCTCTGCCTTGGACACAGAGCCCCAGGAGGAGGCAGCTGCCACCCCTGTCCTGGAACCCCCAGCCCTGGAACCCCCAGCCCAACCAGTGCTGGTAGAAACACAAGAGGAGGTGGTGCCCCCGGAGGTGCTGCCCCCGGAGGTGCCACCCCTGGAGGAGGAGCTGCCAGCTAAGCCTgccactccccccagcccctcgcccCCTGAGGAAGAGGCCTCCAGCGAAGCTGTTGTTGAATCCAACGGAGTCTTGGAGGAAACGCCTGAGCCAGTGGCCGAGCCGCCTGTGTGCCAGCCAGAGCCGGTTGTGGAGTCTCCCGTTGCCCAGCcagaggagctggtgctgcccaATGGGCTGGGGGTACCTGGCAAGCAGGAGGCCGACGAGCCAGAGGAGCAGCCGGAGTCAGATGTCAGCCCCATCTCGGAACCCGAGGAGGTTAAGGGAGAGGAGCCGGCCATCCCAGCCTCCCCccctgcagaggaggaggaggaggaacaggaggaagaagaggagtgcGAGGAGCCCCTGGAAGCACAAGAGCAGAATTCGCCGTTGGAAGCGCCTCTTTCCCAGAGCTCCGAGGAGATCACGCAAG TCGCCGTGTCGGTGCCAAAGAAAAAGCGGAAAATGAAGGAGCTCAACAAGAAGGAAGCAGTGGGCGACCTGCTGGATGCCTTTAAAGAG ATCAGCGATGGTGCCTCTGAGGCAGAGAACAAGCCCCcagcctctgtcccagccccGGAGCCCAAGGAGGCCGCCCCAGCCTGCCCTCAGGAAGAGACTGAGGAGACCTGGGAAGAGAAAGAGGACAAGCTGGATCCGGAGAAGGTCAAGGCCGCAGATCAGAAGTACCAGTACAAGGAAG AACAATGGAAGCCCCTGAACCCAGAGGAGAAGAAGAGATACGATCGGGAGTTCCTGCTGGGCTTCCAGTTCATCTTCGCCAGCATGCAGAAACCTGAGGGGCTGCCCCAGATCAGCGATGTGGTGCTGGACAAG GTGAATAAAACGCCGATGCGACCGCTGGACCCCATTCGCCTGAGCGGGATGAACTGCGGCCCTGACTTCACCCCTTCCTTTGCCAACCTGGGCCGTCCATCCATGGGCAACCGGGGACCG cctgCAGGGTTGGGCCCGCGCCGCTCGCAGCAGAGCCAGAGGAAAGAGCCCCGGAAAATCATTGCCACGGTCTCCCTGAACGAGGACATCAAGCTCAACAAGGCTGAGAAGGCCTGGAAGCCCAGCAGCAAGCGGGCTGCCGAGGAGGAGGATCCTGACAACATCAAGACGCAG GACCTGTTCCGGCGTGTGCGCAGCATCCTGAACAAGCTGACGCCGCAGATGTTCCAGCAGCTGATGAAGCAGGTCACGGAGCTGTCCATCGACACTGAGGAGCGGCTCAAGGGCGTCATTGACCTCATCTTTGAGAAGGCCATCTCCGAGCCAAACTTCTCTGTTGCCTATGCCAACATGTGCCGTTGCCTTATGGGG TTGAAAGTCCCCACGACTGACAAGCCGGCGGTGACTGTGAACTTCCGCAAGTTGCTGCTGAACCGCTGCCAGAAAGAGTTTGAGAAGGACAAGGACGACGACGAGATCTTTgagaagaagcagaaggaaatGGATGATGCTGCTGCC ccggAGGAGAAGGCTCGCCTGAAGGAGGAGCTGGACGATGCTCGGGACAAGGCCAGGAGGCGCTCTCTGGGGAACATCAAGTTCATCGGGGAGCTCTTCAAGCTGAAGATGCTGACGGAGGCCATCATGCACGACTGTGTGGTCAAGCTGCTCAAGAACCACGACGAGGAGTCGCTCGAGTGCCTGTGCCGTCTGCTCACCACCATTGGCAAGGACCTGGACTTTGAGAAAGCCAAG CCCAGAATGGATCAGTATTTCAACCAGATGGATAAGATCATTAAGGAGAAGAAAACGTCCTCTCGAATTCGCTTCATGCTCCAGGATGTGATTGACCTCAGGCGG AATAGCTGGGTGCCACGGCGAGGAGACCAGGGCCCTAAAACCATTGACCAGATCCACAAGGAGGCGGAGATGGAGGAGCATCGGGAGCACATCAAAGTGCAGCAGCTCATGTCGAAGCAGGACAAGAGGAGAGGGCCTCCTGGCTCCTCATCTGGAG GTGGGCGAGGGAGCCAGGTTGCAGATGATGGCTGGAACACCGTCCCCATCAGCAAGGGCAACCGGCCTATTGATACCAGCCGGATAACCAAGATCACAAAG CCTGGATCGATCGACTCCAATAATCAGCTGTTTGCACCTGGTGGGCGTCtgagctgggggaagggcagcAGCGGGGGATCTGGTGCCAAGCCTGCTGACTCAG CTTCTGATGCCAACCGGCCAGCCACTAGCACCTTGAATCGCTTCTCAGCCCTGCAGCAGTCGACCCCCGCGGAGAGCCTGGATTCCCGGCGCGTGGTACAGAG gagcagctccagccGGGATCGGTCAGAGAAGGCTGGAGAGCGAGGGGAGCGGTTTGAGCGCGAGCGATTGGAGAGGGGTGACCGCTTGGAGCGCCCCGACAGGGGGGAGCGGGCAGACAGGAACCGGCCCCCCATCACCAAGCGGAGCTACAGCAAGGAGATGGAGGACAGGAGCCGGGAACGCGAGAGGCAGGGAGCCCAGGAGGCTGTCCGGAAGGTTTCCAGCATGACAGAGGAGCGGGacaggagcagggagccag TTAAGCGAGAGCCGGCGCCCCCTGCGGCCCCCCCTAAGCCAGCGCTGtcggaggaggagctggagaagaaaTCCAAGGCCATCATTGAAGAGTACCTGCATATCAACGACATGAAG GAGGCACTGCAGTGCGTGCAGGAGCTGGCCTGTCCCTCACAGCTCTATGTCTTTGTGCGGAATGGCATTGAGTCCACGCTGGAGAGGAGCATGATCGCCCGCGagcacatggggctgctgctgTACCAGCTAGTGAAAGCTGGAAACCTCACCAAGGAGCAGTACTATAAAGG GGTGCACGACATCCTGGAGATCGCCGAGGACATGGAGATCGACATCCCGCACATCTGGCTCTACCTGGCCGAGCTGATCACCCCCATCCTGCGGGAGGGGGGCATCCCCATGGAGGAGCTCTTCAG AGAGATTGCCAAGCCCCTGGTGCCCATTGGCAAGGCCAGCACCCTTCTGCTGGAGATCCTGGGTTTGCTGTGCAAGGGGATG AGCCACAAGAAGGCAGGGACGCTGTGGAGAGAGGGTGGCCTGAGCTGGAAGGAGTTCCTGCCCGAGGACCAGGATGTGAACAAGTTTGTCACGGAGCAG AAAGTGGAGTATACCATGGGGGACAGCTCGGACACGCCCAGCCGCAAGGAGCTGACTGCCGAGGAGCTGTGCAAGCAGATGGAGAAGCTGCTGAAAGAGAACTCTAACAACCAAAGAATATACGACTGGATCGAG GCCAACCTGAGCGAGCAGCAGGTCTCGTCCAGCATCTTCGTCAGGGCCCTGATGACGTCCGTGTGCCATTCGGCCATTGTCT tcgAGAACCCTTACCGGGTGGACACAGTGGTGATCAAAAGCCGGGCCAAGCTGCTGCAGAAGTACGTGAGCGAGGAGCAGAAGGAGCTGCAGGCGCTCTATGCCTTACAGGCCCTCGTGGTGAAGCTGGATCAGCCTCCGA ACCTGCTCCGAATGTTCTTCGATGCCTTGTACGACGAGGACGTCATCAAGGAGGAAGCCTTCTACAAGTGGGAGTCGAGCAAGGACCCGGCCGAGCAGCAGGGCAAGGGGGTGGCCCTCAAGTCAGTGACGGCCTTCTTCACCTGGCTGCGGGAAGCTGAGGACGAATCGGACAACAACTGA
- the EIF4G1 gene encoding eukaryotic translation initiation factor 4 gamma 1 isoform X7 produces the protein MNKAPQPTGGAPTAPHPAPSPGLPQSAFPPGQTAPVVFNPSQATQMNTPSQPRQHFYQSRAQPPTSASRVQSNTSARPGPPAHVYPAASQVMMIPSQISYPASQGAYYIPGQGRSTYVVPTQQYPVQPGAPSFYPGANPPEFGTYAGAYYPAQGVQQFPAGVPAAQVMMNQQPPIPTKRERKTIRIRDPNQGGKDITEEIMSGARTSSTPTPPQAGSGLEPQANGETPHVAVIVRPDDRPKPVPVVSKPVSLEPSKSASPSPPPPLIAEVEPVPLAAVTLVPMESPVDVDTKAELAEAPAETHEPLKATTTVPGGMEQPEEASALDTEPQEEAAATPVLEPPALEPPAQPVLVETQEEVVPPEVLPPEVPPLEEELPAKPATPPSPSPPEEEASSEAVVESNGVLEETPEPVAEPPVCQPEPVVESPVAQPEELVLPNGLGVPGKQEADEPEEQPESDVSPISEPEEVKGEEPAIPASPPAEEEEEEQEEEEECEEPLEAQEQNSPLEAPLSQSSEEITQVAVSVPKKKRKMKELNKKEAVGDLLDAFKESQISDGASEAENKPPASVPAPEPKEAAPACPQEETEETWEEKEDKLDPEKVKAADQKYQYKEGEPSFSQKQWKPLNPEEKKRYDREFLLGFQFIFASMQKPEGLPQISDVVLDKVSATTRLVNKTPMRPLDPIRLSGMNCGPDFTPSFANLGRPSMGNRGPPAGLGPRRSQQSQRKEPRKIIATVSLNEDIKLNKAEKAWKPSSKRAAEEEDPDNIKTQDLFRRVRSILNKLTPQMFQQLMKQVTELSIDTEERLKGVIDLIFEKAISEPNFSVAYANMCRCLMGLKVPTTDKPAVTVNFRKLLLNRCQKEFEKDKDDDEIFEKKQKEMDDAAAPEEKARLKEELDDARDKARRRSLGNIKFIGELFKLKMLTEAIMHDCVVKLLKNHDEESLECLCRLLTTIGKDLDFEKAKPRMDQYFNQMDKIIKEKKTSSRIRFMLQDVIDLRRNSWVPRRGDQGPKTIDQIHKEAEMEEHREHIKVQQLMSKQDKRRGPPGSSSGGGRGSQVADDGWNTVPISKGNRPIDTSRITKITKPGSIDSNNQLFAPGGRLSWGKGSSGGSGAKPADSASDANRPATSTLNRFSALQQSTPAESLDSRRVVQRSSSSRDRSEKAGERGERFERERLERGDRLERPDRGERADRNRPPITKRSYSKEMEDRSRERERQGAQEAVRKVSSMTEERDRSREPVKREPAPPAAPPKPALSEEELEKKSKAIIEEYLHINDMKEALQCVQELACPSQLYVFVRNGIESTLERSMIAREHMGLLLYQLVKAGNLTKEQYYKGVHDILEIAEDMEIDIPHIWLYLAELITPILREGGIPMEELFREIAKPLVPIGKASTLLLEILGLLCKGMSHKKAGTLWREGGLSWKEFLPEDQDVNKFVTEQKVEYTMGDSSDTPSRKELTAEELCKQMEKLLKENSNNQRIYDWIEANLSEQQVSSSIFVRALMTSVCHSAIVFENPYRVDTVVIKSRAKLLQKYVSEEQKELQALYALQALVVKLDQPPNLLRMFFDALYDEDVIKEEAFYKWESSKDPAEQQGKGVALKSVTAFFTWLREAEDESDNN, from the exons ATGAACAAAGCTCCACAGCCCACAGGAGGAGCCCCGAcagccccacaccctgccccttctcctggaCTTCCACAG TCGGCGTTTCCACCTGGTCAGACGGCACCCGTGGTTTTTAACCCGTCGCAAGCTACACAAATGAATACGCCTTCCCAGCCTCGACAG CATTTCTACCAGAGCAGGGCCCAGCCTCCGACAAGTGCTTCCCGGGTGCAGAGTAACAcgtcggcccggcccggcccacctGCTCATGTCTATCCAGCTGCTTCCCAGGTGATGATGATCCCCTCCCAGATTTCCTACCCTGCATCGCAAGGAGCCTATTACATCCCAGGACAG GGTCGCTCCACGTATGTTGTTCCAACTCAGCAGTACCCAGTCCAGCCGGGCGCCCCCAGCTTTTACCCTGGAGCCAACCCCCCAGAATTCGGCACCTACG CTGGTGCCTATTACCCTGCTCAGGGGGTGCAGCAGTTCCCAGCCGGGGTCCCCGCTGCCCAGGTCATGATGAACCAGCAGCCGCCCATCCCGACAAAGCGAGAGCGCAAGACg ATCCGGATACGAGATCCAAACCAGGGCGGCAAAGACATCACCGAAGAAATCATGTCTGGAGCAAGGacctcttccacccccacccctcctcag GCTGGAAGCGGTTTGGAGCCACAGGCCAATGGCGAGACGCCCCACGTAGCGGTTATTGTCCGGCCAG ATGACCGCCCAAAGCCTGTCCCGGTTGTAAGTAAACCCGTCTCCCTAGAGCCAAGTAAATCAGCGTCCCCgtctcccccgcctcccctgatCGCTGAGGTGGAGCCCGTGCCGCTGGCCGCGGTGACGCTGGTGCCGATGGAGAGCCCAGTGGACGTGGACACTAAAGCGGAGCTGGCTGAGGCTCCTGCAGAGACACACGAACCTCTTAAAGCCACCACTACAGTGCCAGGGGGCATGGAGCAGCCCGAGGAAGCCTCTGCCTTGGACACAGAGCCCCAGGAGGAGGCAGCTGCCACCCCTGTCCTGGAACCCCCAGCCCTGGAACCCCCAGCCCAACCAGTGCTGGTAGAAACACAAGAGGAGGTGGTGCCCCCGGAGGTGCTGCCCCCGGAGGTGCCACCCCTGGAGGAGGAGCTGCCAGCTAAGCCTgccactccccccagcccctcgcccCCTGAGGAAGAGGCCTCCAGCGAAGCTGTTGTTGAATCCAACGGAGTCTTGGAGGAAACGCCTGAGCCAGTGGCCGAGCCGCCTGTGTGCCAGCCAGAGCCGGTTGTGGAGTCTCCCGTTGCCCAGCcagaggagctggtgctgcccaATGGGCTGGGGGTACCTGGCAAGCAGGAGGCCGACGAGCCAGAGGAGCAGCCGGAGTCAGATGTCAGCCCCATCTCGGAACCCGAGGAGGTTAAGGGAGAGGAGCCGGCCATCCCAGCCTCCCCccctgcagaggaggaggaggaggaacaggaggaagaagaggagtgcGAGGAGCCCCTGGAAGCACAAGAGCAGAATTCGCCGTTGGAAGCGCCTCTTTCCCAGAGCTCCGAGGAGATCACGCAAG TCGCCGTGTCGGTGCCAAAGAAAAAGCGGAAAATGAAGGAGCTCAACAAGAAGGAAGCAGTGGGCGACCTGCTGGATGCCTTTAAAGAG TCTCAGATCAGCGATGGTGCCTCTGAGGCAGAGAACAAGCCCCcagcctctgtcccagccccGGAGCCCAAGGAGGCCGCCCCAGCCTGCCCTCAGGAAGAGACTGAGGAGACCTGGGAAGAGAAAGAGGACAAGCTGGATCCGGAGAAGGTCAAGGCCGCAGATCAGAAGTACCAGTACAAGGAAGGTGAGCCTTCCTTCAGCCAAA AACAATGGAAGCCCCTGAACCCAGAGGAGAAGAAGAGATACGATCGGGAGTTCCTGCTGGGCTTCCAGTTCATCTTCGCCAGCATGCAGAAACCTGAGGGGCTGCCCCAGATCAGCGATGTGGTGCTGGACAAGGTCAGTGCCACCACCAGACTG GTGAATAAAACGCCGATGCGACCGCTGGACCCCATTCGCCTGAGCGGGATGAACTGCGGCCCTGACTTCACCCCTTCCTTTGCCAACCTGGGCCGTCCATCCATGGGCAACCGGGGACCG cctgCAGGGTTGGGCCCGCGCCGCTCGCAGCAGAGCCAGAGGAAAGAGCCCCGGAAAATCATTGCCACGGTCTCCCTGAACGAGGACATCAAGCTCAACAAGGCTGAGAAGGCCTGGAAGCCCAGCAGCAAGCGGGCTGCCGAGGAGGAGGATCCTGACAACATCAAGACGCAG GACCTGTTCCGGCGTGTGCGCAGCATCCTGAACAAGCTGACGCCGCAGATGTTCCAGCAGCTGATGAAGCAGGTCACGGAGCTGTCCATCGACACTGAGGAGCGGCTCAAGGGCGTCATTGACCTCATCTTTGAGAAGGCCATCTCCGAGCCAAACTTCTCTGTTGCCTATGCCAACATGTGCCGTTGCCTTATGGGG TTGAAAGTCCCCACGACTGACAAGCCGGCGGTGACTGTGAACTTCCGCAAGTTGCTGCTGAACCGCTGCCAGAAAGAGTTTGAGAAGGACAAGGACGACGACGAGATCTTTgagaagaagcagaaggaaatGGATGATGCTGCTGCC ccggAGGAGAAGGCTCGCCTGAAGGAGGAGCTGGACGATGCTCGGGACAAGGCCAGGAGGCGCTCTCTGGGGAACATCAAGTTCATCGGGGAGCTCTTCAAGCTGAAGATGCTGACGGAGGCCATCATGCACGACTGTGTGGTCAAGCTGCTCAAGAACCACGACGAGGAGTCGCTCGAGTGCCTGTGCCGTCTGCTCACCACCATTGGCAAGGACCTGGACTTTGAGAAAGCCAAG CCCAGAATGGATCAGTATTTCAACCAGATGGATAAGATCATTAAGGAGAAGAAAACGTCCTCTCGAATTCGCTTCATGCTCCAGGATGTGATTGACCTCAGGCGG AATAGCTGGGTGCCACGGCGAGGAGACCAGGGCCCTAAAACCATTGACCAGATCCACAAGGAGGCGGAGATGGAGGAGCATCGGGAGCACATCAAAGTGCAGCAGCTCATGTCGAAGCAGGACAAGAGGAGAGGGCCTCCTGGCTCCTCATCTGGAG GTGGGCGAGGGAGCCAGGTTGCAGATGATGGCTGGAACACCGTCCCCATCAGCAAGGGCAACCGGCCTATTGATACCAGCCGGATAACCAAGATCACAAAG CCTGGATCGATCGACTCCAATAATCAGCTGTTTGCACCTGGTGGGCGTCtgagctgggggaagggcagcAGCGGGGGATCTGGTGCCAAGCCTGCTGACTCAG CTTCTGATGCCAACCGGCCAGCCACTAGCACCTTGAATCGCTTCTCAGCCCTGCAGCAGTCGACCCCCGCGGAGAGCCTGGATTCCCGGCGCGTGGTACAGAG gagcagctccagccGGGATCGGTCAGAGAAGGCTGGAGAGCGAGGGGAGCGGTTTGAGCGCGAGCGATTGGAGAGGGGTGACCGCTTGGAGCGCCCCGACAGGGGGGAGCGGGCAGACAGGAACCGGCCCCCCATCACCAAGCGGAGCTACAGCAAGGAGATGGAGGACAGGAGCCGGGAACGCGAGAGGCAGGGAGCCCAGGAGGCTGTCCGGAAGGTTTCCAGCATGACAGAGGAGCGGGacaggagcagggagccag TTAAGCGAGAGCCGGCGCCCCCTGCGGCCCCCCCTAAGCCAGCGCTGtcggaggaggagctggagaagaaaTCCAAGGCCATCATTGAAGAGTACCTGCATATCAACGACATGAAG GAGGCACTGCAGTGCGTGCAGGAGCTGGCCTGTCCCTCACAGCTCTATGTCTTTGTGCGGAATGGCATTGAGTCCACGCTGGAGAGGAGCATGATCGCCCGCGagcacatggggctgctgctgTACCAGCTAGTGAAAGCTGGAAACCTCACCAAGGAGCAGTACTATAAAGG GGTGCACGACATCCTGGAGATCGCCGAGGACATGGAGATCGACATCCCGCACATCTGGCTCTACCTGGCCGAGCTGATCACCCCCATCCTGCGGGAGGGGGGCATCCCCATGGAGGAGCTCTTCAG AGAGATTGCCAAGCCCCTGGTGCCCATTGGCAAGGCCAGCACCCTTCTGCTGGAGATCCTGGGTTTGCTGTGCAAGGGGATG AGCCACAAGAAGGCAGGGACGCTGTGGAGAGAGGGTGGCCTGAGCTGGAAGGAGTTCCTGCCCGAGGACCAGGATGTGAACAAGTTTGTCACGGAGCAG AAAGTGGAGTATACCATGGGGGACAGCTCGGACACGCCCAGCCGCAAGGAGCTGACTGCCGAGGAGCTGTGCAAGCAGATGGAGAAGCTGCTGAAAGAGAACTCTAACAACCAAAGAATATACGACTGGATCGAG GCCAACCTGAGCGAGCAGCAGGTCTCGTCCAGCATCTTCGTCAGGGCCCTGATGACGTCCGTGTGCCATTCGGCCATTGTCT tcgAGAACCCTTACCGGGTGGACACAGTGGTGATCAAAAGCCGGGCCAAGCTGCTGCAGAAGTACGTGAGCGAGGAGCAGAAGGAGCTGCAGGCGCTCTATGCCTTACAGGCCCTCGTGGTGAAGCTGGATCAGCCTCCGA ACCTGCTCCGAATGTTCTTCGATGCCTTGTACGACGAGGACGTCATCAAGGAGGAAGCCTTCTACAAGTGGGAGTCGAGCAAGGACCCGGCCGAGCAGCAGGGCAAGGGGGTGGCCCTCAAGTCAGTGACGGCCTTCTTCACCTGGCTGCGGGAAGCTGAGGACGAATCGGACAACAACTGA